One genomic region from Zalophus californianus isolate mZalCal1 chromosome 12, mZalCal1.pri.v2, whole genome shotgun sequence encodes:
- the LLCFC1 gene encoding LLLL and CFNLAS motif-containing protein 1, which translates to MRASSQRSYGREGKKTVLGSDSQLCRAAFLATILLLLWVKGVKPQKGSLDPNERSQNEKIPSTDQDQEHFEEHFVASSVGEMWQIVDMAQQEDDKTSNTAALRDHLLDLAFCFNMASIMVFL; encoded by the exons ATGAGAGCCTCCAG TCAGAGGTCctatggaagggaagggaagaaaacgGTGCTGGGAAGTG ACTCCCAGCTCTGCAGGGCAGCATTCCTGGCCACCATCCTGCTGCTGCTGTGGGTCAAGGGAGTGAAGCCTCAGAAAGGCAGCCTGGACCCCAACGAGAGGAGTCAGAATGAGAAGATACCCTCTACAG ACCAGGATCAAGAGCACTTTGAAGAGCACTTTGTGGCCTCCTCAGTGGGTGAGATGTGGCAGATTGTGGACATGGCCCAGCAGGAAGATGACAAGACATCAAACACTGCAGCTCTTCGTGACCACCTGTTGGACCTAGCCTTCTGCTTCAATATGGCCAGCATCATGGTTTTTTTATGA